CTAATTCTTCTTAATTTGTGAAGCTAATTGCGATTCATGAATTATTGGATTTACGATGAACTAATTCATATTGGATTTTCTGTCGTCATTATTGCATCCAACTCCATATAATTTGGAGATTAATTAGGAGAATAATTAGTGacttaaaaattagaatttagagtttaatttggtcaaaatcgccgttcaccgttagtttttaacggaactattgacggaggaccaaaatgatcaaatttccatatacgttcaccgttagtttttaacgaactattgacggaggaccaaaatgatcaaattttcatatatgcaggaccaaaaaatccaaaagataaagtttaggaccagAAAGGtgaaatgaccatatgtttaAGACCAATTTAGGTCATTACACTAAATATAACGAAAAATCACAAGATGATgataacttaaattttaattttttttatttatatttgtaaaaattacaaataaaaaatgtagtgataaattaaatcataaattaatattgctAGCACTATTATTAAACTGTACAAcgacaaaattaaaacttttaaaattaatcttgctagcactatatgcacaaaattttaaaaatttatacagtattgtttttgttttatttgttgttttatatatataaataaaaaagataaatatacaaaattttaattaattatcttatggttatttaatatatactccataaaataaaaataataatagaataatCCCATTAAATCTTAAATCAATTATGAATAgatattgaaaatttcttttattgtgaatagatattgaaaataaatgatgtTAGTATCTGTGGGTGTATTTACCGTCCATTTAACAATTTGGGAAGTTTTCAAACTATAAAACTTTATTccattcttaaaaaataaataccatatatagtttaaatatCTAGAATTCTACTATATCCACATGTCACATAATTAATAGTGGGATATACCAAGTCATCATACCATGTCATGACTCATGGCCACCAAATTTTTACTCTATTACTGGTGCAGTTGGAAGGGTATCCTTTTATATTCACACCTCGCTGAAAATCTCTAGCTTCAACCATATTAGAGGATTGTATCACTGCAAAACATTAtctgaaatataaattaccattttaaaacaataaattacatattttactCTTGTTCcgaacaaaataaatacactattactttttaatataaatcactaaaaataaattaacaacattaccaaaaaaataattaattaacaaaattggATGCAATATAATGGAATTGTTTATTCGAAATATTGAATGAAGATGCAAACCTGCTGAAACCAcgaaaactacaaataaaataaactggAGGGTTTTAATATTGGCCATGATTGagtttttttagattttgaaagCTTCAGCAAAATTAGGGCAAAATATATAGCAGAAATTGATAGTTTAATATGGTAATTATATAAGTATAGCAATAATTCGATCATATAtcgaaataattataaatgacAGGAGAATGTCATTACTTTCAGAAATAGGAATACAAATTTTAACAAGGTACATACTCATATCTttactttcaaaattttattaaaagaaaaagaaaaaaatataatcgaAAAAGCATTTTTGTTGAAGTCGTAATTAAGAAAGTGGGAGTATACAACAatcctttaaattttatttaaccaAATACACTTTCCGCCATTGTTCGTACTCTATGCAGTAATTTTCGTAAATGGACAATGAAATAAGTAAGTCTCGCTGTGAATATAGTTTTACTCctgaattaattgaatataggCCATGTTTTTATATGCCCAAATATTTAGGGCCGGCCTACTTGGCGCAGTGAGAAACAAGAAGACCCACTAATGATTAATGAAGAAACATTCATATGTTTTTGCTACAATATGTTTGTAAATACACCCTACCCTCTGCCGGCacgaaattttataaaactttattttataaattaaatataaaaagtaaaataagagagaaagaaaaattttattttataaattaaatataaaaaataaaataagagagaatgaataaagtaaagataaaagtgtttttattttttcagtaATTGATCATCTTGGTTAAAACCACTATTGGATATAGCTCAATACACACAACTGTACCCCAAATAAATCACCATATTAGTGTGAAAATGAGATGTGATCTTAAAATGAGATTAGTGGTCTACTGGTAACTAGCACTCACTTCAAGTGCTTAGTCCCGTGTAAGATTCTCGCGagtcttcttttttttttttttcattacattttgtttaaaatgcatttttaaatttctatttcttttatgtGTTAGGCtggtatatttttttattattctattccctctgtcccacagaaatatgtcatttaaAATTCACGAGTTTTAACGTGtagtaattggtaaagtaagaaagaaggagaaacaGTAGTTGAAATCGTGTAGTAGATGTTGAGgctcataaataataaagtagtaaaagagaaggagaaaaagattGCCATGAATGGAtacagaaaaggaaaaatggtCTATTTtaatgggatggaggaagtgtttcttttagtactccctccatcctataaaagatgtcatactttcctttttagtttgtctcacaaaagatgtcacatatctatttttagaaaaagttctctctcttatgaatataaaattatattttgtctctccatttaacacacaaaataaacattctaaaatctcgtgccatcctacaagtgtgacatcttttgtgggacggagggagtagtttatttactttattgtgtatactctctccgtccaaaAAATATAGACAAAGTTGTAAATAACACAGATTTattgcataattgataaaagtaagagagggggagagaaaatgtggtagaagtagtgttagtggattatggggTCCACATTTAATTAAGAATGATGTGTATGGTTAGTAGTATTGGTttaaaactttccatttttaaaattagtctaatCTTTGATGCACGgtccaaaatggtaaaacttttttattttttttggactgATAGTATCTTATATGGAATTgtatgaattttgtttttttttttctatttttcattttagataaTAAgtagtttgcattttattttgttattttaattatcattttaatatatatacgtGACTTTGAGATTGATTATAtgtacaatttaaatatttttaattttaatgtactttagttagtactccctccgtctcatagtagatgtcacatttgagaaatgacacgggattttaggaaatattattttatgtgttaagcgatgaaacaaaatataattttataattgatgtaagaaggaattttttccaaaagaaaaaatgtgacatcttttatgagacaaactaaaaatggaaagtgtgaTATCTACTATGAGACGATGGGAGTACAAAACTCGGCATTCCCAATTTAAAAGTTCAGAATCCGCGACTGCATAAATATTATCGATACATAAAGGCCTACTACACACTCTCCAACTATCCTCTTCATTGCAATTGATTCTGCCAACTATTTATTGTAAAGTCAAATTTGGTTCATCACCATCTCAATAAACCCAAGAATCgccttaaattaaattgaagtaattattttatgataaaactAAGTACCTTGCTCGAAAATTAACAATATACTTAAGAGGTGCATTTATAGTAGATTAGATCATAAATTAGGAACCATACCAAGTTTCAGgtcaagaaaacaaaatcaatagtAGTTAATTTAAGAGGTGCATTTATAGGTGTTGGTGGCGTGAAAGAAGGAAATGCAGAAACGCTTCAAAAGCTCACCAGCATTCTTACGTAGGCAGCGACGAAGAGGCCGAGATTCCGCCGTGAAAGCCGTGGCTCAACATCCTTCAAACGCCTATAAATTAGAATCCTCACAATTTCAAGTTACATTGTCACTAAAACAAATTActagaagaagaaataaaatgaagtcgGAAGCATTGATCTTGGTCTCCCTCGTTCTACTTCTTCCTGTTTTTGCCCAAATAAAAGGTTAGTGTCgaccattaatttatttttaatcttatcTTTTAATTAGTAACACAAAAATTTGAGGGCAAAATAAAGCGTCCCTAAGTTGATGGCAAATTATCTtaatgttttacttttttaggACGCTTCTATTTGTGTGActtaattttagttggaacACTGTTAATAAAGACACTTTATGAAGCGTTGGTGGTATAATTAGATACACAAATTAGTGTCTTTAATAGCATTAAAAAGTCTAtctgattttttattgttgtaatGATAGGTGATGAGCCATTGCACACCAACAATTTTATCGGCCACGGTGGAAGTGGTGGCGCTGGCGTCGGCGGTGCAGGAAGCGGCGGAATTGGAGGCTTCGGCCACGGCGGAATAGGAGGGTTTGGCCACGGCGGAATCGGGGGCCGAGGAAAGGGTGGAAATGCGGGTAGCGGTGGAGGAAGTGGCGGAGCAGGTAGTCATTACGGAGGAGGAAAGTTATGCAAATGGGGTTGTTGTGGGAAATCATTTAGTTATAGCCATGCAGGAGGCGTTTATTATAGTTGCACTTGCTGCGCTTCTTTTGCTCAGGCCAAAGCCTATCGCCATCGGGGAAATAAACCCAACCCAAATTAAGaattagatttatttaattctggTGCGGTTGTATCAATTGTCACAATTactataattcaataaatctgCATCTTTTTGActacttttatttgaaaactcggaatcacatttttatattttaattttctattatacGGGCATATGTAAACTAGTTAAAGGAATTATGAAGAcgtaatttaattaatattctttcCCCTCGACTAATGCATCGGGAGATTTCAATCATGATTACGAAAATAAATGAGTAGctttattgatttttcttttaaaaattgtttgaatatCCAACCAATATTTTCTTATGATCttctaagaaaaataaaataaattaaatagtaacTTAAATCTCTCATTAAACAAGGAAAATTACCGCGAAAATCATAACGTTAGATCATATTTTAGTTAGTCCAAATAACTTAAAAATCAACAgtaaaaactactccctccgtccgcgaatagcagtcccgtttttctattttagtccgtccgtaaataggagtcccgattcacttttaccataaatggtaatagggtcccaccttccactatctcattccactcacatttcatttaaaattaatatatgcaaGTGGGACCTctgttccactaacttttttccacccacttttcttaacatttcataaaaccCGTGCCCCCAAGAAAATGGActcctaagagcatccacaatggatgcccgatcgCGCGCCCGATCTAccgagatcgggctcgggcgtggtcgggcatccattgcagGCCTCGGTCACGCCCGAGCGCGACCGATCGCCCGCTCGATCGATCGGGCGTGAGATCGGGCGCCCGTTGCAGAGGCGCGCCCGATCACGCGTTGGCTCGATCAACgcgtttttgaatttttttattttctttttcaattctataaatataccttaatttcactaatttttcacACAACTCTCACACATCTCTCTCAACTTTCTCTCCATTGCAATATctcttccactcacttttccaAAATGTTTCCCGGGGAAGATATTAGACGGTCTATGGAACGCACAATGTTTGCTTTCGGGAACCAGATTTTCGCCGGTATTCGTGCAATACATGAGCAAGAGCAAGCCGAACAGCAGGCCCAAGAGCAGGTCCCGAGGCCTATCCATCCGTCGAGAGCATGTCCTAGCTCATCAACGTCTGTTCGAGGACTACTTCGCCGAACATCCCCGGTGGGGCGCGCCGGTTTTTTGCCGACGGTTTAGGATGCGGCGAGAGTTGTTTCTCCAGATTGTTCACGCGTTGGAGACGCGCGACGAGTACTTCCAGTGGCGGGAAGATGCGGCCCACAGAAAGGGTCCATCCCCGCTGACGAAGTGCACGGTTGTGCTTCGTCAGTTGGCATACGGCACTACGGcggacatgttcgacgagtatcTTCACGTCGGGGATACAACTGGTCGGGAGTGTCTGGTAAATTTTTGTGCGAGGCATTATTGACGCCTTCGGCGCCACATATTTGCGCAAGCCGAATGCCCAAGATTGCCAGGACCTGCTGTGGATGCACGATACGGTGCACGGCTTTCCTGAAATGTTAGGGAGTATTGATTGTATGCActgggagtggaagaattgtcctGCAGCGTGGAGAGGCCAATTCACCAATGGGTATAAGGGTACccacccgacgatgatccttgaagcaATCGTTGACTACAGtctttggatttggcatgctcACTTTGGCGTGGCGGGGTCCAACAATGACATCAATGTGCTGAACTCGTCCAGTCTCTTCACCGAGCAATGCAATGGCAACGGTCCGATTATCAGCTTCACTGCCAACGGACGACAGcatcatatggggtactacttAGCCGACGGCATTTACCCAAGATGGCCAGTTTTCTTGAAGACGATCTCCTGCCCAACGGGTGCGAGGAGAGAGTTTTTTGCGGCAAAGCAGGAGGCTGCACGGAAGGACGTGGAGTGAGGATTCGGTGTGCTTCAAGCGCGTTGGGGAATAGTGAAAGGCTCAGCTCGTTCCTGGTACAGGCATCATATCGCCAATGTCATGTACGTGTGCAtcatcttgcacaacatgattattcaCGATGAAGGTCGTGCAGCTAGCCAGTGGTCCGACGATGAAGCCGCTCCGAGCGCAGGTCATGCAGCCCCGCCGGTCGTTCGAGGTTTACCCTATGGACTTAGCGAGAGATTACAAGCTCAGAAGAGCATGCGCAACCAACAAGCTCATCTTGATCTCATGaacgacatgattgaagaagtttggacaCGTAGTGGtcgttgaaattatatctctttattgtaactttttttagaaaaaaaattaaataatgtatgtttttttctaGTTCTTTAATTTGGAAGtctaattttgctatttataattggtaaacataaaaaaaattaaaattaaaattgaaatgagaaatgGATAATAGATAGGGCATGCACTAGGGCTCCACCATTGCAAAAAGATAGGgcatgctgacgtggcaaccACTAGGGCTCTCATTGGGGTATGCActagggcatccattgtggatgctctaatagcggatggagggagtatgtactAGTTTAGATTTGTGTTATAATTATCTCATAGTCAATTAAGTTGGTAGTCTGGCaaacaattttgttttctttatgaaATAGACAACGTCGTTTAATTTCTCATCTGTGGGTTTATGATAGATTTTGGAAGGAGCATTAGGCAGACTTCTTAGTTAGTTAAATGACCAACAATACAACCACTAAGTTTAACatgatatttattgaaaagtCATATATTTCTATGCATGGAGGGGGTGATTTTGCTATTTTCGGCTCGACCCTAAGGGATATTTAGGTTCTCCGGATGGCCCAGAGGAGGCGGCCGCCCACTCCTGCCCTCTTGAATCTGCCAGTGAGCATAATGAGGAAGCCTTGATGGGTTTTTGGAGATCACAATTCAGGTATTTATTTATGGTGCAACTGTCAGTTGGAAATCTAGCTTGCAGAATATAGTGGTTTTATCCACCACTAAGGCCGAGTATATGGCACTAACAGCTGCGACTAGGAAGAGCTTCTGGTTGCAGG
The genomic region above belongs to Salvia hispanica cultivar TCC Black 2014 chromosome 3, UniMelb_Shisp_WGS_1.0, whole genome shotgun sequence and contains:
- the LOC125210495 gene encoding uncharacterized protein LOC125210495, which codes for MRRELFLQIVHALETRDEYFQWREDAAHRKGPSPLTKCTVVLRQLAYGTTADMFDEYLHVGDTTGRECLDLLWMHDTVHGFPEMLGSIDCMHWEWKNCPAAWRGQFTNGYKGTHPTMILEAIVDYSLWIWHAHFGVAGSNNDINVLNSSSLFTEQCNGNGPIISFTANGRQHHMGYYLADGIYPRWPVFLKTISCPTGARREFFAAKQEAARKDVEHHIANVMYVCIILHNMIIHDEGRAASQWSDDEAAPSAGHAAPPVVRGLPYGLSERLQAQKSMRNQQAHLDLMNDMIEEVFIYGATVSWKSSLQNIVVLSTTKAEYMALTAATRKSFWLQGVSADFGVKQEVVALGCDNNGAIYLAENQALSKEKLELCLKLVGMCKRDM
- the LOC125209091 gene encoding glycine-rich protein DOT1-like: MKSEALILVSLVLLLPVFAQIKGDEPLHTNNFIGHGGSGGAGVGGAGSGGIGGFGHGGIGGFGHGGIGGRGKGGNAGSGGGSGGAGSHYGGGKLCKWGCCGKSFSYSHAGGVYYSCTCCASFAQAKAYRHRGNKPNPN